The following are from one region of the Pseudohongiella spirulinae genome:
- the rfbF gene encoding glucose-1-phosphate cytidylyltransferase: MKAVILAGGLGTRLSEETSSRPKPMVEIGGMPILWHIMKMYSSHGINDFVICCGYKGYIIKEYFANYFLHMSDVTFNMRDNTMEVHNKRAEPWNVSLIDTGEHSMTGGRLKRVADYVKGDDCFCFTYGDGVGNIDIGETVRFHKSHGKAATLTATYPPGRFGALDIKRRQVLNFKEKPKGDGAMINGGFFVLNPIVLNYIKDDSTIWEQEPLMRLAENQELMAYEHQGFWQPMDTLRDKHLLDDLWEQGSAPWKTWD, encoded by the coding sequence ATGAAGGCAGTCATACTAGCTGGTGGATTGGGCACACGCTTGAGTGAGGAGACCAGCTCTCGTCCGAAGCCGATGGTCGAAATTGGTGGTATGCCAATCCTGTGGCATATCATGAAAATGTATTCTTCGCATGGTATCAATGATTTCGTTATCTGCTGTGGGTACAAGGGATATATCATTAAAGAATATTTTGCCAACTATTTTCTGCATATGTCGGATGTCACATTTAATATGCGCGACAACACCATGGAAGTGCATAATAAAAGGGCAGAACCCTGGAATGTCTCATTGATTGATACAGGGGAGCATTCCATGACAGGAGGGAGACTGAAACGTGTCGCAGATTATGTAAAAGGCGACGATTGCTTTTGCTTTACATACGGAGATGGTGTTGGAAATATAGATATCGGTGAGACCGTACGCTTCCACAAATCTCATGGCAAGGCTGCTACACTTACTGCGACTTATCCACCTGGACGGTTCGGCGCGCTTGATATAAAGAGACGACAAGTTCTGAATTTCAAAGAGAAGCCCAAGGGAGATGGTGCCATGATTAACGGTGGGTTCTTCGTGCTCAACCCTATTGTCCTCAATTATATCAAGGATGATTCAACAATATGGGAGCAGGAACCACTTATGCGTCTTGCAGAAAATCAAGAACTAATGGCCTATGAACATCAGGGTTTTTGGCAACCAATGGATACCTTGCGGGATAAGCACCTTCTGGATGATTTATGGGAACAGGGTAGCGCTCCGTGGAAGACGTGGGATTAA
- a CDS encoding 2Fe-2S iron-sulfur cluster-binding protein, with protein sequence MFTVEINDNKTFKAEETQTILDAARAEGIGLEYSCRSGRCGVCRTQVISGTTEAIKPELYMLDEDQSRNWILTCCRVARSDIKLDAIDLGKIGKIKSQTLPCKIDSLVELTKDIVEVTLRLPPTAAFDYVPGQYIDVIGKQGIRRSYSVANAPGDDNRIVLHIRRVGGGAMSQYWFEEAKTDDLLRFEGPLGTFSLRESSKSHLVMLATGTGIAPIKAILEGLDEVGSRQFDRIDVFWGMRFRDEIYWQPSSKHIAVNMIPVISSEMPANMSPKRYVQDMVVSAEIDLSACTVYACGSELMIRDAKVMLCADGLDIRHFHSDAFVSSN encoded by the coding sequence ATGTTCACAGTCGAAATTAACGACAACAAGACATTTAAAGCGGAAGAAACTCAAACAATCCTGGATGCCGCAAGAGCCGAAGGCATAGGCTTGGAATATAGCTGTAGATCAGGTCGTTGTGGAGTTTGCCGAACGCAGGTCATATCGGGCACAACTGAAGCTATAAAACCGGAGCTATACATGCTCGATGAGGATCAATCGCGGAATTGGATACTCACCTGTTGTCGGGTAGCGAGGTCAGATATCAAACTGGACGCTATTGATCTTGGTAAAATCGGAAAAATCAAATCTCAAACTTTACCGTGCAAGATAGACTCCTTAGTCGAACTTACGAAAGATATTGTCGAAGTAACTCTTAGATTGCCGCCAACCGCAGCATTCGATTACGTGCCAGGTCAATATATTGATGTGATTGGTAAACAGGGAATTCGACGCAGCTATTCTGTAGCTAATGCACCCGGCGATGACAATAGAATTGTTCTTCATATCAGGCGAGTGGGCGGCGGGGCCATGAGCCAATACTGGTTTGAAGAAGCAAAGACCGATGACTTGTTAAGATTTGAAGGGCCGCTTGGTACATTCAGCCTTCGGGAGTCGTCTAAGTCCCATCTAGTTATGTTGGCGACAGGTACTGGTATAGCACCGATTAAAGCTATCCTCGAAGGCCTTGATGAAGTTGGTTCTCGGCAGTTTGATCGCATTGATGTATTCTGGGGAATGCGTTTCCGCGATGAAATCTATTGGCAACCATCGTCTAAGCATATTGCAGTCAACATGATACCGGTGATTTCGAGCGAAATGCCGGCGAATATGTCCCCCAAACGGTATGTTCAAGATATGGTTGTCAGTGCTGAGATCGATCTCAGTGCTTGCACGGTTTATGCCTGCGGTTCAGAGCTGATGATTCGTGATGCCAAGGTCATGCTCTGTGCTGACGGTCTTGATATTCGGCATTTTCATTCTGACGCGTTTGTAAGCAGCAATTAA
- a CDS encoding polysaccharide biosynthesis tyrosine autokinase: MTETSSPSNRPRSSQSQQQADDEIDLGYLLAICLDNKWLIIIITALVTLAGAAYAWLATPEYRADALLQVEQRGGNLASMESIITMQEQTGSTTQSEILRSRMIMGQAAQQAGLDLVVQPRRFPIIGAALTRRGTERPGWAQGSADAWAGDSITVDEMRVEQALQGQPITLKITGPDNYTLINENEQTLGNGRVGTLFSSDTPYIELLVSRLQAPANVEFTLIKRSDTQMIRNLQGRFNVAQRGRDTGILELTLTGPDPEELRRSLDAISNVYLVQNINRQAAEAESRLEFLEQQTPLIQDGLNSAENRLNEYRASQDSVDLSFETRSMLERLVSLETELNALQIQESEVAQRFTPSHPNYRSLLDKRAQLLGEQQRLEAQVNNLPETQRQVLRLNRDVEVSQQIYMQMLNAQQELRIARAGTVGNVRILDNALVGGSPIAPRTNLILVISLMAGLMLGLMVVLLRHMLHRGVTSVEELQALGLQVYATIPLSERQLKIFDRFSDRKSRKRLKNVVGKQLAERMSKTGKRRKHGEDGGVLALIDPSDLAIEALRSLRTSLHFAMLEAPNNRLMLTGPSPAVGKSFISTNLAAICSQGGQKVLLIDSDLRKGHIHRSFAGHSEQGLSDYLVGDITLEQMIRHTELEGLDYVARGTAPPNPSELLMTRKFNEFLEEAGQHYDLVIIDTPPALAVTDAAVVGKQVGATLMITRFRENNPKEIERALQQLESAGVSVKGSILNAIERSASSYYGYGYGYGYYHYAYKSDEA, encoded by the coding sequence ATGACAGAAACAAGCAGCCCCAGCAACCGCCCCCGCAGCAGCCAGAGTCAACAACAAGCCGACGACGAAATCGATCTGGGCTACCTGCTGGCCATCTGCCTGGACAACAAGTGGCTGATCATCATCATCACCGCCCTGGTCACCCTGGCCGGCGCCGCCTACGCCTGGCTGGCCACCCCCGAATACCGCGCCGACGCCCTGCTGCAGGTAGAACAGCGCGGCGGCAACCTGGCCAGCATGGAAAGCATCATCACCATGCAGGAACAGACCGGCTCCACCACCCAGAGCGAAATCCTGCGCTCGCGCATGATCATGGGCCAGGCCGCCCAGCAGGCCGGGCTCGACTTGGTAGTCCAACCCAGACGCTTCCCCATCATAGGCGCCGCCCTCACCAGACGCGGCACCGAACGCCCCGGCTGGGCCCAGGGCAGCGCGGACGCCTGGGCCGGCGACAGCATTACCGTGGATGAAATGCGCGTGGAACAAGCGCTGCAGGGCCAACCCATCACCCTCAAAATCACCGGCCCCGACAACTACACCCTGATAAATGAAAACGAACAGACCCTGGGCAACGGCCGCGTTGGCACCCTGTTCAGCAGCGATACTCCCTACATAGAACTCCTGGTCAGCCGCCTCCAGGCCCCGGCCAACGTCGAGTTCACCCTGATCAAACGCAGCGACACCCAGATGATCCGCAACCTGCAGGGCCGCTTTAACGTAGCCCAGCGCGGCCGCGACACCGGCATCCTGGAACTCACCCTGACCGGCCCCGACCCCGAAGAACTGCGCCGCTCACTGGACGCCATCTCCAACGTCTACCTGGTACAGAACATCAACCGCCAGGCCGCCGAAGCCGAAAGCCGCCTGGAGTTTCTGGAGCAACAGACCCCGCTGATCCAGGATGGCCTGAACAGCGCCGAAAACCGCCTGAACGAATACCGCGCCAGCCAGGACTCTGTGGACCTGAGCTTTGAGACCCGCAGCATGCTGGAGCGCCTGGTCAGCCTGGAAACCGAACTTAACGCCCTGCAGATTCAGGAAAGCGAAGTGGCCCAGCGCTTTACCCCCAGCCACCCCAACTACCGCAGCCTGCTGGACAAACGCGCCCAACTGCTGGGCGAGCAGCAGCGCCTGGAAGCCCAGGTCAACAACCTGCCAGAAACCCAGCGCCAGGTACTGCGCCTGAACCGCGATGTGGAAGTGAGCCAGCAGATCTACATGCAGATGCTCAACGCCCAGCAGGAACTGCGTATCGCCCGCGCCGGCACCGTAGGCAATGTGCGCATTCTGGACAACGCCCTGGTGGGTGGCAGCCCGATTGCTCCGCGCACCAATCTGATTCTGGTGATCAGCCTGATGGCCGGCCTGATGCTGGGCCTGATGGTGGTACTGCTGCGTCACATGCTGCACCGCGGCGTGACCTCGGTAGAAGAACTCCAGGCCCTGGGTCTGCAGGTCTACGCCACCATTCCGCTGTCCGAACGGCAACTGAAAATATTCGACCGCTTCAGCGACCGCAAATCCCGCAAGCGCCTGAAAAACGTGGTGGGCAAACAACTGGCCGAGCGGATGAGCAAAACCGGCAAACGCCGCAAACACGGCGAAGACGGCGGCGTGCTGGCCCTGATAGACCCCAGCGACCTGGCCATTGAGGCATTACGCAGCCTGCGCACCAGCCTGCACTTTGCCATGCTGGAAGCGCCCAACAATAGACTGATGCTGACCGGCCCCAGCCCGGCGGTGGGTAAAAGTTTTATCTCCACCAACCTGGCCGCCATCTGTTCCCAGGGCGGCCAAAAAGTACTACTGATAGACAGCGACCTGCGCAAAGGCCATATTCACCGTTCATTTGCCGGCCACAGCGAACAGGGCCTGAGTGATTACCTGGTGGGGGACATCACACTGGAACAGATGATACGGCACACCGAACTTGAGGGTCTGGATTATGTGGCACGTGGCACGGCGCCACCCAACCCCAGTGAACTGTTGATGACCCGCAAGTTCAATGAGTTTCTGGAAGAAGCAGGGCAGCACTATGACCTGGTGATTATCGACACACCACCGGCACTGGCTGTGACCGATGCGGCTGTGGTAGGCAAACAGGTGGGTGCCACGCTGATGATTACCCGCTTCCGTGAGAACAACCCCAAAGAAATCGAGCGTGCGCTGCAGCAACTTGAGAGCGCAGGTGTGTCGGTCAAGGGTAGTATCCTGAATGCGATTGAGCGCAGCGCCTCGTCCTACTACGGCTATGGCTACGGGTACGGGTATTACCACTACGCGTATAAGTCGGACGAGGCATAA
- a CDS encoding low molecular weight protein-tyrosine-phosphatase yields MSPYKNILVVCQGNICRSPVAEAMLRRAMPDKQIQSAGLQAMVGHGADPTAAEIASAAGLDLSAHKARQISNELVQWADLILMMSQNQRRMLAGQMPEALGKSLLLGHWVRAQGTRANNGQDIPDPYKKSRDVFEHVHKMMDEAVQLWASKI; encoded by the coding sequence TTGAGCCCCTACAAAAATATTCTAGTAGTCTGCCAAGGCAACATCTGCCGCAGCCCCGTCGCCGAGGCCATGCTGCGCCGCGCCATGCCCGACAAACAGATCCAGTCTGCCGGCCTGCAGGCCATGGTTGGCCACGGCGCTGACCCCACCGCCGCCGAGATCGCCAGCGCCGCCGGCCTGGACCTCAGCGCACACAAAGCAAGGCAGATCAGCAATGAGCTGGTACAATGGGCCGACCTGATACTCATGATGAGCCAGAATCAACGCCGCATGCTGGCCGGGCAAATGCCCGAAGCACTCGGCAAATCCCTGCTGCTGGGCCACTGGGTCCGCGCGCAGGGCACCCGTGCCAACAACGGACAGGACATCCCCGACCCCTACAAAAAGAGCCGGGACGTCTTTGAGCACGTACACAAAATGATGGATGAAGCCGTCCAGCTATGGGCCAGCAAGATCTGA
- a CDS encoding polysaccharide export protein → MLKRITTLIATLTLTGCVLVPGSNINPDEYATDAGSNWFEVNRGVWFPGLRGVAGGQDTEQDRETVQQQVDIRAITPNLIAEQAQLSSLANAQVTAAMPAALQQEIANYEYYVERGDMLHITVYDHPELTNPSGSNNNNIQNSGITVENDGTIYYPYIGKVPVAGKTVDQIREAIAVPLAEFITAPQVSVRVIAYNAKRAYVTGQVNDPGPQSITNVPMTVLDAIARAGGLADNANWHEVLLSRNGAETRLSVYEMLNNGRLGQNMLLQHGDVLHVPVVGQRLIYVLGELNRVNTLPVGNMSMSLTEALTRSGGLNQVTSNAEGIFVIRPNAPEDDKLATVYQLNVKNAVSFAVGTQFMLQPSDIVYVTTAPVTRWNRVLSQVLPSLNALITAERVGGL, encoded by the coding sequence ATGCTGAAAAGAATCACAACGCTTATCGCAACACTCACGCTCACTGGCTGCGTGCTGGTGCCGGGCAGTAATATCAACCCGGACGAATACGCCACCGATGCTGGCAGCAACTGGTTTGAGGTCAACCGCGGGGTGTGGTTCCCGGGGCTGCGCGGTGTAGCTGGCGGCCAGGACACCGAGCAGGACCGGGAAACCGTGCAGCAGCAGGTGGATATTCGTGCCATCACGCCCAACCTGATAGCCGAGCAGGCACAGCTATCCAGCCTGGCCAATGCCCAGGTCACCGCCGCCATGCCCGCCGCCCTGCAGCAGGAGATCGCCAACTACGAATACTACGTGGAGCGCGGCGACATGCTGCACATCACCGTTTACGACCACCCCGAGCTGACCAACCCCAGTGGCAGCAATAACAACAACATCCAGAACTCCGGCATCACGGTGGAGAACGACGGCACCATTTATTACCCCTACATAGGCAAGGTGCCCGTGGCCGGCAAAACCGTCGACCAGATCCGCGAAGCCATCGCCGTGCCGCTGGCCGAATTCATCACCGCGCCCCAGGTTTCCGTGCGCGTGATCGCCTACAACGCCAAACGCGCCTACGTCACCGGCCAGGTCAATGATCCCGGCCCGCAGTCCATCACCAATGTGCCCATGACCGTGCTCGATGCCATTGCCCGCGCCGGCGGCCTGGCCGACAATGCCAACTGGCACGAAGTATTACTGTCGCGCAATGGCGCCGAAACGCGCCTGTCTGTGTACGAAATGCTCAACAACGGCCGCCTGGGCCAGAATATGCTGCTGCAACACGGCGACGTGCTGCACGTACCCGTGGTTGGCCAGCGTCTGATCTACGTGCTGGGCGAGCTGAACCGCGTCAACACCCTGCCAGTGGGCAACATGAGCATGTCCCTGACCGAGGCGCTCACCCGCAGCGGCGGCCTGAACCAGGTGACCTCCAACGCCGAAGGCATCTTCGTGATTCGCCCCAACGCCCCTGAAGACGACAAACTGGCCACCGTCTACCAGCTGAACGTAAAAAACGCCGTCTCCTTTGCCGTGGGCACCCAGTTCATGCTGCAGCCGTCGGATATTGTGTACGTGACAACCGCGCCGGTAACGCGCTGGAACCGGGTGTTAAGTCAGGTGTTGCCTAGCTTGAATGCATTGATAACCGCTGAGAGGGTGGGTGGTCTTTGA
- the rfaH gene encoding transcription/translation regulatory transformer protein RfaH, whose protein sequence is MSAHWYLLQCRPMQQDRAEQHLQNQDFQTFVPRHPVKRVRRGKYITVAEHLFPGYVFIQLDEHSDWRALNATRGVSRVVSFNGRPHPVPQDLIAELQRRFSEDGVPPKPLFEPGEKVQITEGCFRHVEAIVKAVTADERIIVLMNIMHTQQAITLEVTQLAKAG, encoded by the coding sequence ATGAGCGCGCACTGGTATCTCTTGCAATGTCGCCCCATGCAGCAGGACCGTGCCGAGCAGCACCTGCAGAATCAGGATTTCCAGACCTTTGTGCCGCGCCATCCCGTCAAGCGCGTGCGTCGCGGCAAATACATCACCGTGGCAGAGCACCTGTTTCCCGGCTACGTCTTTATTCAGTTGGATGAGCACAGCGACTGGCGCGCGCTGAATGCCACACGCGGGGTAAGTCGGGTGGTCAGCTTCAATGGTCGGCCGCATCCGGTGCCGCAGGATTTGATTGCAGAATTACAACGCCGCTTCAGTGAAGACGGCGTGCCGCCCAAACCCCTGTTTGAACCGGGCGAAAAAGTACAGATAACCGAGGGCTGTTTCCGTCACGTTGAAGCCATCGTCAAAGCGGTTACCGCGGACGAGCGCATCATCGTGCTGATGAACATTATGCACACCCAGCAGGCAATTACCCTGGAGGTAACGCAGCTGGCGAAGGCGGGGTAG
- a CDS encoding MarR family EPS-associated transcriptional regulator produces MNSHHSYIYNNSDEHDNKQMITDEARYKILRALQAQPDLSQRELADQLGISLGKVNYCLNALIQKGSIKAKNFSKSEHKKRYLYLLTPAGIESKARLTRRFLQYKMEEFEALKAEIEDIRRDLDATTAQEKP; encoded by the coding sequence TTGAACAGTCACCACAGCTACATCTATAACAATAGCGACGAGCATGATAACAAGCAGATGATCACGGACGAGGCACGGTACAAGATTTTGCGGGCCCTGCAGGCGCAGCCCGACCTGAGCCAGCGCGAGCTGGCCGACCAGCTGGGCATCAGCCTGGGCAAAGTAAACTACTGCCTGAACGCCCTGATCCAGAAAGGCTCCATCAAAGCCAAGAATTTCAGCAAGAGTGAGCACAAGAAACGCTACCTCTACCTGCTCACACCCGCCGGCATCGAAAGCAAAGCCCGCCTGACACGCCGCTTCCTGCAGTACAAAATGGAAGAATTCGAAGCGCTCAAAGCCGAAATCGAAGACATCCGGCGCGACCTGGACGCCACCACGGCGCAGGAGAAGCCATGA
- a CDS encoding FitA-like ribbon-helix-helix domain-containing protein, with amino-acid sequence MANLLVRNVDEDIVLALKKRAGAHGISAEAEHRRILEQALRGPRARSFAEVLAAMPDAGLDADFARPASAGRDECI; translated from the coding sequence ATGGCAAATCTGTTGGTCAGAAATGTGGACGAAGACATTGTACTGGCGCTGAAAAAGCGGGCCGGCGCACATGGCATTAGTGCAGAGGCGGAACATCGGCGCATTCTGGAGCAGGCCCTGCGTGGCCCGCGCGCCCGGTCATTTGCGGAGGTGCTGGCAGCGATGCCGGATGCCGGGCTGGATGCTGATTTTGCCCGACCTGCCTCAGCCGGGCGGGACGAATGTATTTAA
- a CDS encoding type II toxin-antitoxin system VapC family toxin produces the protein MYLIDTNVISEARKGDRSNAGVRQFFREAVESGAPCFVSSITIGEIQRGISLCNHRGDQKQGLILQAWLDSVLENYASNILPFCKDCAQLWGHLCSPDTTNIIDKQLAATALCYDLTVVTRNVRHVAGTGVRVLDPFN, from the coding sequence ATGTATTTAATCGACACCAACGTCATCAGCGAGGCCCGCAAGGGCGATCGCAGCAACGCCGGAGTACGGCAGTTTTTCCGTGAGGCGGTAGAGTCGGGGGCGCCCTGTTTTGTCAGCAGCATCACGATCGGCGAGATACAGCGCGGCATCAGCCTCTGCAATCATCGTGGCGACCAGAAGCAAGGCCTTATACTGCAGGCTTGGCTGGATAGCGTGTTGGAGAACTACGCGTCCAATATTTTGCCGTTTTGCAAGGACTGCGCTCAGCTGTGGGGACATCTTTGCTCGCCTGACACAACCAATATTATCGACAAGCAACTTGCCGCGACGGCGCTGTGTTATGACTTAACTGTGGTGACGCGGAATGTGCGGCATGTGGCGGGCACTGGGGTACGGGTGTTGGATCCGTTTAATTGA
- a CDS encoding DUF4160 domain-containing protein, with translation MPTISMFYGLIIRMYYAPGEHPPPHFHVYYGEYQASVAIADLVIIHSNLPTRQLRLVKAWAELHRDELMANWQLVMNGEEPFKIPPLQ, from the coding sequence ATGCCGACAATTTCGATGTTTTATGGGTTAATAATACGCATGTACTATGCACCAGGAGAACATCCACCACCGCATTTTCATGTTTATTATGGAGAATACCAAGCCTCTGTCGCCATCGCGGATCTGGTTATCATTCACAGTAATTTGCCCACCAGGCAATTACGGCTGGTCAAAGCTTGGGCTGAACTACATCGCGACGAGTTGATGGCGAATTGGCAATTGGTAATGAATGGCGAAGAACCCTTTAAAATACCTCCCTTGCAATAG
- a CDS encoding DUF2442 domain-containing protein, whose product MHPAVTKVKVIEDHKLRVSFENGEQGELDMTPYLDFGVFSRLKNPQIFNQVTISFKTIEWPCGVDLDPEFVYEKTVKR is encoded by the coding sequence ATGCACCCCGCTGTCACCAAAGTCAAAGTAATCGAAGATCACAAGCTCCGTGTCAGTTTCGAAAATGGCGAGCAGGGTGAGCTGGACATGACCCCTTATCTCGACTTTGGAGTTTTCAGCAGATTAAAAAACCCTCAAATCTTCAATCAGGTCACGATATCTTTCAAAACAATCGAATGGCCTTGCGGTGTCGATTTGGACCCAGAGTTCGTGTACGAAAAAACCGTGAAACGTTAA
- a CDS encoding transposase has protein sequence MFREPRDYRYYLKLWMDCAKRYGLDVHAFCEMTNHIHFLVTNRQKDAISRTMQTVGSNYARYVNREYDRTGSLWEGRHRAHLVQGMEYVMQCYCYIELNPVRTGIAAKPSDYPWSSYHNTAIGSPGWLTRHGTALTDEDAFEVEVCDYH, from the coding sequence GTGTTTCGCGAACCACGCGATTATCGCTATTACCTGAAACTCTGGATGGATTGCGCGAAACGCTACGGGCTTGATGTGCATGCCTTTTGCGAAATGACAAATCATATCCATTTTCTGGTTACTAACCGACAAAAAGATGCCATTTCGCGCACGATGCAAACAGTTGGCAGCAATTACGCGCGCTATGTAAACCGGGAATACGACAGAACCGGATCGCTCTGGGAGGGTCGCCACCGCGCACATCTGGTACAGGGCATGGAGTATGTAATGCAGTGCTACTGCTACATTGAGCTGAATCCTGTGCGCACGGGCATCGCGGCGAAGCCCAGCGATTATCCGTGGTCCAGCTACCACAATACCGCGATTGGCTCACCCGGCTGGCTGACGCGGCATGGGACGGCGTTGACGGATGAGGATGCTTTTGAGGTTGAAGTCTGCGATTACCATTAA
- the ligA gene encoding NAD-dependent DNA ligase LigA → MASDKALSQDQAAQELNELRRQIDYHNSLYHQYDAPEIPDVDYDRLFDRLLALEELFPELVTPDSPSQRVGDAPLESFKQVQHDVPMMSLAKVFNDQDLADFEARILKRLDSEEAPYYSCEPKIDGVAVSLLYENGLLVRGATRGDGVTGEDITHNVKTIKNIPLRLTIEGDMPPLLEVRGEIVMSRSGFALMNEEASKTEGGRVFVNPRNAAAGTLRQLDSRIAATRPLKFFTYSAHLSDKVADDAGWGAKWPAEHSKVLELLGQWGLPLNPERATVCGWQACLQYAKDLLAKRDALDYEIDGAVIKVDNIRLQNELGSNARTPRWAMAYKFPAEEASTTVNDVEFQVGRTGTITPVARLEPVFVGGVTVSNATLHNMDEIARLGVQIGDRVIIRRAGDVIPKIVRVLDPPDAGDVDRLRPPRHAISMPARCPACDSPVEKDGEVLYRCTGGLVCPAQRKESLRHFCSRAAMDIEGLGEKLVEQLVDADLVHSVADVFTLSKEPLVGLERMGEKSADNLLTAIEKAKNTTLPRLLFALGIREVGEATALALASHFGSLDKLMAADEEALVSVEDVGPIMAAHIRHFFDNAENDKVIKELRERGVHWSEHESTQVSDRLAGQTWVLTGTLEAMTRDEARARLQALGAKVAGSVSKKTTVVVAGPGAGSKLDKAVELGVTVMDEQGLLEVLG, encoded by the coding sequence ATGGCAAGCGATAAAGCCCTGTCCCAGGATCAGGCGGCGCAAGAACTCAACGAGCTTCGTCGCCAGATCGACTACCACAATTCCCTCTATCACCAGTATGATGCGCCGGAAATTCCGGATGTCGATTACGACCGTCTGTTTGACCGACTGTTGGCGCTGGAAGAACTGTTCCCAGAACTAGTGACACCTGACTCTCCATCGCAGCGAGTGGGCGATGCACCGCTGGAATCTTTCAAGCAGGTGCAGCATGATGTGCCGATGATGTCGCTGGCAAAGGTCTTTAACGACCAGGATTTGGCGGACTTCGAGGCGCGGATTTTGAAGCGGCTGGACAGTGAAGAGGCGCCTTATTATAGCTGCGAACCCAAAATAGACGGCGTGGCGGTCAGCCTGCTGTACGAAAACGGCCTGCTGGTGCGAGGTGCCACCCGCGGTGATGGCGTGACCGGCGAAGATATTACCCATAACGTCAAAACCATCAAGAATATCCCGCTGCGCCTGACTATAGAGGGCGACATGCCGCCTTTGCTTGAAGTGCGCGGAGAGATTGTCATGAGCCGCTCGGGTTTCGCGCTCATGAATGAGGAAGCATCGAAAACGGAAGGCGGGCGGGTGTTTGTGAATCCGCGCAATGCGGCGGCGGGCACCTTAAGGCAGCTGGACTCGAGAATTGCCGCGACCAGGCCGCTGAAATTTTTCACCTACAGTGCGCACTTGTCTGACAAGGTCGCTGATGATGCGGGCTGGGGTGCAAAGTGGCCAGCTGAACACAGCAAGGTGCTTGAACTGCTTGGCCAATGGGGATTGCCGCTCAATCCCGAGCGTGCAACCGTTTGTGGCTGGCAGGCCTGCCTGCAGTATGCCAAGGATCTGCTGGCCAAACGTGATGCGCTGGATTATGAAATAGACGGCGCGGTTATCAAAGTCGACAACATTCGCCTGCAAAATGAGCTGGGCAGCAATGCCCGCACCCCGCGCTGGGCCATGGCCTATAAATTCCCTGCTGAGGAAGCATCCACAACCGTGAACGATGTGGAATTTCAGGTTGGGCGAACCGGCACCATCACCCCGGTCGCGCGACTGGAGCCGGTATTCGTCGGGGGCGTCACCGTCAGCAATGCAACCTTGCATAACATGGATGAAATCGCCCGCCTGGGCGTGCAAATCGGCGACCGTGTCATTATCCGCCGCGCCGGCGATGTGATCCCCAAGATTGTCAGAGTCCTTGACCCACCTGACGCGGGGGACGTAGACCGCCTCCGTCCCCCGCGTCATGCGATCAGCATGCCCGCCCGATGTCCGGCGTGTGACTCGCCCGTGGAAAAAGATGGCGAGGTACTGTATCGCTGCACTGGCGGGCTGGTCTGTCCTGCACAACGCAAAGAGTCCCTGCGTCACTTCTGCTCACGCGCGGCCATGGACATCGAAGGTCTGGGCGAGAAACTGGTGGAGCAGCTGGTGGACGCTGACCTGGTGCACAGCGTTGCCGACGTCTTCACCCTCAGCAAAGAGCCGCTCGTGGGTCTGGAGCGCATGGGCGAAAAATCTGCAGATAACCTGCTGACCGCCATTGAAAAGGCCAAAAACACCACCTTGCCGCGCTTGCTGTTCGCGCTGGGGATTCGGGAAGTGGGCGAGGCGACCGCACTGGCGCTGGCTTCCCACTTTGGCAGCCTGGACAAGCTGATGGCGGCCGACGAAGAGGCCTTGGTCAGTGTTGAGGACGTCGGTCCGATCATGGCGGCTCACATTCGACACTTCTTTGATAACGCCGAAAACGACAAGGTAATCAAAGAGCTGCGAGAGCGCGGTGTTCACTGGTCCGAGCATGAAAGCACTCAGGTGTCTGATAGACTGGCCGGTCAGACCTGGGTGCTGACCGGCACGCTGGAGGCCATGACCCGTGACGAAGCTCGCGCGCGCCTGCAGGCCCTGGGTGCCAAGGTTGCCGGCAGCGTGTCCAAGAAAACCACCGTGGTGGTCGCCGGGCCGGGTGCTGGCTCCAAGCTGGATAAGGCCGTGGAACTTGGGGTGACGGTGATGGATGAGCAGGGGCTGCTGGAGGTGCTGGGCTGA